A single region of the Bacillota bacterium genome encodes:
- a CDS encoding carbamoyl phosphate synthase small subunit has product MGFLILEDGTAFNAVFFGAENKVIGEVVFNTGMTGYQEVLTDPSYCGQIVVMTFPLIGNYGINELDVESEGPKVKGFIVREACRKPSNWMSGGTLEEYLRKNNIAAVEGVDTRTLTKKIRDRGTMVGLLTPDIPTEEDIFQLRNYSFRHPVEQVTTKHAYTIPGEGYHIAVMDFGVKKNILVSLQHRNCHITVFPARAGAEEILGCEPDAIVLTNGPGDPKDNMEAVETIKKLIDCKPIFGICLGHQLLALASGADTEKLKYGHRGCNHPVKDLTSGRTYITSQNHGYTVKDGSVDTKKIEITHRNLNDGTIEGMKYKSRPVFSVQFHPEACPGPNDTNFLFDEFLKLVGG; this is encoded by the coding sequence GTGGGATTTTTAATATTAGAAGATGGAACTGCATTTAATGCAGTTTTTTTTGGGGCTGAAAACAAAGTAATCGGCGAAGTGGTATTTAATACAGGTATGACTGGCTACCAGGAGGTTTTGACAGATCCGTCCTATTGTGGACAGATAGTAGTAATGACCTTTCCGCTAATAGGAAATTATGGTATAAATGAGCTTGACGTTGAATCTGAAGGGCCCAAAGTGAAAGGATTTATTGTCCGGGAAGCTTGTAGAAAACCTAGTAACTGGATGTCAGGGGGAACTCTAGAAGAGTATCTTCGCAAGAATAACATAGCAGCTGTTGAAGGGGTCGATACGAGGACCTTGACTAAAAAGATAAGAGACAGGGGGACCATGGTGGGACTTCTCACGCCTGATATTCCTACAGAGGAAGATATTTTTCAGCTCAGGAATTACAGCTTCCGACATCCTGTTGAGCAGGTTACTACAAAACATGCATATACAATTCCAGGAGAAGGATATCACATAGCAGTAATGGACTTTGGAGTCAAGAAAAACATTCTCGTATCTCTTCAGCACAGAAACTGTCATATAACGGTATTTCCGGCAAGGGCAGGAGCCGAGGAAATTCTTGGCTGCGAACCTGATGCTATTGTACTGACTAATGGCCCCGGTGACCCGAAAGATAATATGGAAGCGGTAGAGACTATAAAGAAACTTATAGATTGTAAACCGATTTTTGGAATTTGCTTGGGGCACCAGCTGCTGGCACTGGCATCAGGTGCAGATACGGAGAAATTGAAATATGGCCACAGAGGCTGCAACCATCCTGTAAAGGATTTAACAAGTGGGCGCACATATATTACATCCCAAAATCATGGCTATACGGTAAAGGATGGGTCCGTTGACACTAAAAAGATTGAAATAACTCATCGAAATCTTAATGATGGCACAATCGAAGGGATGAAGTATAAAAG